In the genome of Vespa crabro chromosome 1, iyVesCrab1.2, whole genome shotgun sequence, the window TTAAGATGTTTCATatctatcattctttcatttatataatacaaagcAATTTTTTGTATGCTTAAACaactttctacttttttttaattttataaatcataaattaatatcgaaaaagtatttatattgCATGATGGTACATAtcgaaatttgttttattatcatctctaatttaatttttaattcgtaattGTTTAGAAACGCAATACATGAATCGATAGCAACAATGATCTTCTGTAATCTCAGAGAGGTGTCAGCACTACATTTCTACGACTTGTAATGCCATCTGACGAGAGAAATACACAGCGAGGAATCACCAAGCGTGCGTGGAAGTTTCGAAAAAGAGGTTTCGGATTCGAATGCGACGAGGTAAGTGGCCATCGTGCGGATTAACGCGAATTAACCTGAAAATGGCCGAATCGTACGACTCTGGGGTGCCAAGTATAGTGACTAGTGTCGTGTCTCACGGACAAGCAAGACTACCGGATACGAGCGAGGAAGAGGAAACGATAGGACGCACCACTCCTGGTGAGTAAAACCAACCtagaatattttctatgttCCGTACTTCTCAAGGAGTTTATTCAAACCGAAGTGTCGAGCGCGGCCATGCAACAAGTGGCACGGAGCGCTCTTGCATGCCGGACAGGTACGTAACAAGGATTTACGTTACCTCGAtccaaataaattcttttattttattgaaattcttttatttaaaaataagccATACATTTATTATGAGAAATTCCTATAAAATGATTACTTTTTTGAATATGTTcgttaaagtaattattatgtatGGTATAAGGTACTGAGAGTTACAtgcttattaaatataaactttCTTTGTTATCCATACGAATTAGAGAAatatcttaaataaataatacaacaaAGACACACGAAGTCGGTTATCGCactatttcaattattaaataaacgcAGACTTCGGATGTGTCATATTgttcctttcattttatcatcaatattttcatgaccaaacatagttattatttgtttataaatatttgataattataaaagatttcttcgttgtaaaatttaaactatattttcataaaaaaatgtttataatcgAAGTATCGAACGAAGGAATTCGATTTTCAAAGACGAGTATCTTCCGCGGGATATATTCACGGTGATGATTCGAGCGGGAAAATCgttgaaacatttttcaataaataaatatcttgaGTAAGTCGAGGAATCTTCCTTAATCATGAAAATCATCCGTATCGTGACGAGAAAAAGCCCAGATAATGTTTCTCAGGCTTACTTCACTgccaaagagaaagattgcTGCCGGTCAAGTGGACGGGAGATTGGGAAACGGTTTGTCCATAGCACATAGCATGGCGACGATGGTGGATAATATTTTGTTGTCAattttgcatatatatgtataaattgaaattttattaaacgattttattcTAAAAGTTTTTATCGAAGTACATGTACGATTCTTGATCGTATAGATCTTCTAAGAAAAATCtactttctcgttttttttttcttttttttttttttaaacaggAGTTATTGAATCGTCATAGATTCGTAACGGAAATCGATCGGTCCAATCAATACttcattttaatcgattttatttcgacatcctttcgttctttcgatttttttattttgtttcttagcAAAGTGATTTTTTAAGAGAATATCGATAGTGATGTTTGAACGATAAGATCTACTAAATCGATCGTGATTGTTGGATAACATCATCTACTTTCTGTAGGACATGCGAATATTCGCTCTTACGACGCACGATAAGGATAAAGTTAATGGAAAGTATTAGATAAGGAAAGTGAAGATGATAACTTATCAAATGATAAAGTTAGATACTATGACAAATTTTTTCACATCCTATGCATTATGTTTTATGTACGGAGAGCATTGAAAGGTATTTTAAACAGTTTACAATTCgaaggaagaataataattcaacAGTTTACactcaaaaaaaaatgataattggATCGTCTTTACCGACCGACAATAATCcagtttctttataaaattcgtttctttattaaattataaaaaatagtttaaataaattatataagaagtgttttttaaaaatatttatatttgttattttatgaaatataaaatgtcaaTAATTCTCTGTTTATATTGTTGCGTTCAGTAGAGGTCGCCACCTAACATACAATGTTACACACATTACCCCTTCGTTAGTGAAAGATAAATCGTTGGCTTAAGATGTGTTTTGATGTGTGATCAAATTTGAAGGTTATAAGTTCAATCTAAAGAAAAGAGTATGTCTGAATCATCTTTAGTCGAAGATAGTACATCTACTAAGTTGACATCTACATTAGAGAATTATCTAAAGAAATTGGACGAAACTACGATTCATCATGAGTATATGATCGCTTTGTTTATAGTTCTTTTATCGGAGTCTGGTTTTTACGTATTACCTATGTCGGAAGCTTCTTTTAGGTATGAAAGACCATTTTTTCTTAAGTATTTATTCCATTTATAAGATAtactttgtattatatatatatataataaaaacacagAAGACATTGAATCGTCATAGGTTAGTAACAGAAATCGATCGGTCTAATCAACACttcattttaatcgattttatttcgacATCCCTTCGTTCTTTCGATCTTTCTATTTCGCTTCTTAGCGAAGTGATTTTTTAAAACAGACTATAAGAGAATATTAGTGatgatgttatatatatatgcatcatTCGTacgagttatatatatatatatatatatatatatatatatatatatatatatatataaatcatttatatattattatacacatgcttatgaatgtatatttatatatatatatatatatatatatatatatatatatatatatatatacgtaataacaaattaatgtTTACGTTATAGCAAAAATGAAAAGCTCATATATACATCACCAAAACAATGGAAAACtatgaaagatatttatgAGATCAAGCTTGTATTGAAATATCTACCTCATGTGATATGCAAATTAGTTGCTATATCTTCTGGAGATAGGTTGattgttaatttcttttcgaccACAGGAGAAAAGAATGTTTATAGTATTGCTATACAAAGTTTAAAATATGTGAATCCTTTTTCAAACAATTTTGCTAGTCGTTATATGAACCTTAAGGAAATATCACACAGGTATCtcaatatttattgtatttttaatactaaAGTAAACTTCTATTAAATgcacaatattttttcaatccaTTAGGTTCAAAGATGCATTGGTCATGCGAGTACGAGCAGATATTTTAACGGAAGCTGGCCTTATCAATCCTAGCTTTCAGGGTTTACCTAcagaattgaaattaaaaattctggGAATGTTAGAAGCTTCCACATTAATGCAAGTTTCACAGTGTTCTCGGCATTTTAACGTATTATGTAAAGAACCACTCTTATGGCAAGCATTGTTGCGAAGAGACTTTGCAGAAAAGCAAGTAAAATCGGATAGAGGTTGGATAAGTTGCTATCGTATGAGATACATAGAACACAATAGAAAACGTCATCATAATACTAGTTGCAGTAGTTACAGTAGTTGCAGTAATTGCAAACCAGAAATAGGCCGATACCATCCATCTTGGATACATCCAAGAGTAGATATACCTTCAAACATTGGAAATTATCACATTCCATTACTATCAGATTTTTTAAGATTACATGGTTCATCTAGACAATCTCATTTAGATTTTGGTAATCTTTTTAGATATAGATTTGGATCTAGATTTGGTCGTTagttgaattatattttaaatgaaatatatatgtgcatatatttgtatacacatttatctattttttaaaggaagagtattaaataattatccatTATGTATATGGTGTAATTGCTCTTGTAGATAATGCATTTTTAAATACTATGTATAATGCAaacattgaataatttttgaataatacaaattaaataaattgtgaTTTATCATATAATGTAAACTGTAGGTTACAAGCATTCTATCGGTGATAATGagtaattaataaagagaAGCAAATATATTTTCCCATACataatgaacatatatatacataaaaaaagatatatacatatttcattgGTGTGTCATTCACCGAATATGTTTATTGACAACCGtgtagtaattaataatcgaaaaaataaaactaacaaGGATCACATGAATCCTATTTTTCTCTGTGCTATAATAATCGACAGGTATGCTATAAAATGTAATCGTTATTTGATCTATTAACGAGCATACTTTCGTTGTAGAGGACGAGAGTACAAAGACCGTGGCAGCAAGCGACAACACGGAGAAGGAACGTACCAGTTTGCAAATTAACGGCGATACCGGTAAGTGATCTACTCGGTCGTATTCTGTATTTTCTACGGAGTCTTTTGTAATTCGAATCTATGATAGATTCAGTACGACCGATGATATAACAGATTGAAGTCTAaaagttaaattaataattaattggaataaacgatatttcctcatttatatattttgtgtgtgtgtgtgtttatatacagtaaatttaatacaatacaaaatattaagaaatgataaatataaaattcatgaaaAGTATAGATTAGAAAGATCTGCTGTTAGAAATATTAAccgtatatttaatatatttcaagaattctatcgatatatatgtacatacacgttGAGATAATATGTAAGTCTTTAGAGTGGTCCGTCTACGTTGAAATCGAGAAGTATGAATCAGCAGGTTCATAGCTTTTTATTCCTAGCAGGTTTATCCGCATTCCAATAGAATACCAATGAAATTCAACAACGTGTACGAACGGATCTGCTATGTAATTCaaaacttgaaaaaaaaaagaaacattaaccGGATACATAAAACGTGTCTCATTAACGTACGAGATACAACAATTTCAAggatgaatagaaaaaaagcttaaggatctctctctctctctctctctctctctctcgcgccaGTGTGTAAGTTCGTCGAAAATGATGCTGACAGGTGCATTAAGAGTCGTCACAAGAGCAGAAAAAGTATTGTAGTGCCATTGACCTTTGTCCGAATGTACTACGAGCATGTCGAAAATACACTAAAAAGGCATTGAAAAGCTTctttagaaaaatgtatatgtatgtaaatatatttacatctcgaagaaattttcgaaagaaatcaaaattatgaatgcatttttaaaaatatattcttcaaACGATTCTTATTAAAAGTTCGTCAAAAAGGAagacgaaaaaatgaaatggaaataGTACGATAGTCGACTTAGGTCAAACTCATCGAAGGTTAACAAGAAATTAGATCCGCGTGGtataaaaagaacagaaacaaATCTTACATAGCTTTTTCtaatagaattatttcgttcaatattttacttttatctttagttctttttctttcttataaaaagTTTTGATTTAAAAGTGCATAtactttaacgataaaattggtgtatatatatatatatatatatatatatatatatatatatatatatatatatatatatatatatatatatttataaagagagagagagaaagaaagagggcgGACACGCGTGGTCCGGGGCCACGATACGCGCATATTTCGAGGCCGATGGAGCTTAAGCTTGCGCTGTTTGGACGTCGCTTTTTCCATCTTCCTTCTGCATAGAACGCTTTCTCTTTACGTCTCTCTTCCACCCTCGCAGCCTCGATATTCTCACTCGGTACGGGTTTCATCCCCAGTGCGCGCATCGAACCCGTCCTGGACGAAAGTCCTTCCCGCTCGTATTCCATCTAGGACGCACATTTCatgatatattcatataaatatatacacgtatatacatatgtacacaaatctctttctccttacgattttatttttcatcttcctattcgatcgaaaaaaaaaaatagaaaaagaatcacGTCCGAAAGAGAGTCGAGCAATGTGAGTTTGATTTTTGTGATCATCGAAATCTCGTTTATATCGTCTTGAGTTATACAAcgtgtctctctttctgtggTGCATACATTCATCTCtctgtgtatttgtgtatgtgaATGTTATTCTTTGTCACAAGAAAATTGTATCACATTCAATGACACGCGACTCAACGCTATTCCATGCGTCAGTTTCGATCGCTCGTTTCGTGACGTTTCTGTCGAACGTCTGGATAACAATCGATCGATGAGAAATGAGAATGTAAGAATTgtttggtaaaaaaaaaataacaaaaaaaaaagaaaaaagaaataaaacttgTGATTTTGCTTTCATCTCTCAAACTTTTTTCTCcgattctttttgttctttcgattaattcgtgaaaagaatttttatatatatttatacgtatatatatatataaaaattatatatatatatataaagagagagagaatacgaaGCCTTCAAAGAAAACCAAATTAGACGCAAGTATATCGAACAGTTAGTCTCGCCAGTTCATAAacacaatatttttctttaacgctcaataaaattatattttaatacgagtatttaaagTACttcaccctctctttctttccctccctctctctttctttctcttactttgtttatttgttatattgtcagataataaaatgaaaacaggagaaaaattgatataagtaaaaaaaaagagaggggggaagagaaagaggggatcGATCTGGCCACATAAGAAATACAATAGGcgaatgaattaaaatgtaattgtAAAAAGGACAGAGTCGAGCCTTAGTGGAAAGGTTTGGAGATTGTTATTAGCGTTGCGCTTTCGATTTATCTCGAGAAGAGGGTGGCCCTCCGCCAACAAAGGCGCGGTTCAATTTCTCGCTTGGACCCTTCCAACTTTCGAGAGATAAGCGATCGATCAACTCACTGAGAGAACGGTTTCGACATTCAACATCATCGTAGAAATTCATGCGTATAATGGGAGCAAAATTGTGATCGGCGCTTACTTTGATCACTCGGTTTCTTAATTCAAAAACACGGATGTTGTAATACGCcgaatcatttttatcgatgtaAAGGATtacattgtttattttattttatagtattattggcagaagagaaaagagagagagatacacacaGAAAAAGACTCAAAAATCAAAGTATTCTTCATGGAAATtcagtttattttttatttacgagcAGGAATATCGAATATCAAACTTGAGCGGTCGAGaagtacattattattaaggttagaTTGATCGAGATCCTATGAGAGGTATCTAGTAACTTCCGGTAAAGCGTAAGGATATTCCTCCGGTATTTGAATCATTCATTGCTTTCTCTTAAAATTGCATTACACAGGTGAGAATTTTGCTGTTCGCACAACGTAATATATACTCATTCATTGTCCAAATGAATCTGTGATTGTCATTCTTTTGTTAAAATAGATATGAAAATTAAACCGAGCGTTTTGAAACAATAAGAGAATaaacgagatagaaagaaagagaaactgtGCAAAGTGAAGTCGATCACAAATCGAGATAATTAAAGTGCGAAATTATCGATCTTAAACCTGCCATCTTTCCAGTTCGCCTTTGGTTATCTCACGACAATGACAATAGTGAAGATAACTATCGTggagattattttaatatcatttgtttTATCATAATGCAAAAGTTGCTTATTAAATGTGTTAGAAGTTCCCTTTGCGAACTAAAGTGTTTCAAGTATTCATCGTGGATTTACTAACGACAAAATAACAACGTGAAGAAGGAAATCTAATTTCAAggatttttaaaatttgaatCGTCCATTTCAATCTGTCTCTTTCGGGACTAGTGAGCCTGCTGGGCCTCGCCGATGACGACGAGGTCTTAGCAGGTACCTCTGAAGAAAGCAGGAAGAGAGCATTGTGGCAATTCTACTCAGCTGGGATGCTAACTCATAGTCACAGCGATGGAGAATTCCCCATTTATTCTCACGGTGAGTTTCTTCTGaagcgattttattttcgtaaggaatattaatatcgattttcgtcttttcttcttaatcaAGCTAAAAACAATTCGACTtctgaataaagaatataacattgatTTTCGTATTTTCAAATTCTTTCGCTGTTTAAAATATGatgtaaaatatgaaatttttcgtaaggatattatgaaaatttttatctcgatATTATATCTCTACAATACTCTAATCTATCAACGTGAATATCAGGAAACTAGAAGAACAATCTCTTAGTAACTTTTAAAGCCGATAATGCGAAAAATCGATTACgatttacatatttctttttttcgatctttttttttcatttgttcatGATCGACGAAGAAGACATCGTACAAAGAGCTCTATAAAGAAAATCACTAGGTCGTTAATGCATCCTTGGTGTCACGCTCTAAAACGATCTTTTAGGATTTtcgagaaaaaacaaaaactcatctctctctcatttactTGCCTTTTGTTCTCCATAGACATTAAATATTCATGAGGAGCTTCGAGTTAGATGTCGTCTTATCGAGAGATgagaactttttttttgagtTCCAAATAATGATTTCATTAAATGTTTCCTCGGTTCAAAATGAATGAACAAATTTTCATGATTGTTTTCATCACGTGaacccttctttttctcctttctttttgattttctataaatttcaCAACGAAGTTTGTTTACGACTGTCTTTTGCCCCTTCTTCAACGGCCCCATGCACTTCTGAAAGCGTACAATTCAAACTATTGACGGATCAatcatatatatctttgtttttcaatCTTATCAAGATATTAATGACTCACCCAATCTCGGCGTAAGATGTAGTAGTTGACCTTCGTTTTAAGTTCTCGAGCGACCATCTGACGTTacgataacgattataatcgcGATAATCGGTTTTTCCGAACCAAAATAacggataataatatctattttctcGATCGCCTTGCAAGAAAACAATTCACACTCAAAATCAtgttcatttttatctctaaACGTTTactgatataataaatttgttatatgaaacaataccaataataacaacaataataatagtaataataataataataataataataataataataataataataataataataataataataataataataataataatgattacctCCATATATAGCGCGAACGATtacgacaaaaataacaaaaatacaaaTGGGAAACGTCTTCATCATGTTTCaaaattgcattttttttatcttatttttttgtcctcACGGACATATATAACTCATCACACACTTGTCAAGTACTTTTGCATCGGTAGGTTGCATCTCTACTACTTATATATCCATCATACGATGGCTTATATATTCATCATCGACGACAATATGGAATATTTCGTTGGCCTTACAACGAATGCTTGTTAACTTGACTTTTCGGAAATATGACGGGATGCCAAGCGATCTCGTTAATGAATATGGTAAACGGACTTTATATACAGCGATTGGTTACGCACCAAGAAGCGGTAAATATGCATAGCTAAAgcgaatttgaaaataaaatgttgcACAATCTCTTCtttatacgtttattattattatattagtatttgtttttgatatattcttgaaaaatagttttattttcttttcttctcataataacgagaaaaattgtgaagtattttttatttatttttgctacattttcaataatatctttgaataatattgattaactTAGCTATTATTGCAGTTTTctttaaagatatattttcatcAGTGCATTCAAAGAGATGCAAAGTTTCAAGAATCTCGATAGTTAGAATTAGAACTACGATGTCACTTTATATCAACAACATAGTCATTGAggttttcgataatatatagGAATTATCGGCTTCTTTTATTAGCTGAAGATGCAGAGGACAATTCTCAAGACCAATTAGTACCTTTTTGCTCGTTGCATTTACACAGCGAAGTTAGACGAACaacatcatttttatttttatatttttatacaaattaatttaacgttaatattatacatctatatatatatgtggtgATAAAACATTTGAATATCTTGATATAATGtttgttaagaaaaagaatatttcatactttaagtatatttttacgtttacgaaaaaattataaggtCATGGAAAAAGGATTggtcgattttcttttcttttttcttaccctcatgtatatacgttaaaaTGTATGCCTGAGttcgtataaaattatataaaatactcaAGCACGTTTGctaacgtgtatatatatatatatatatatatatatatatatatatatatacatatatacatatatatatacatgctcCGTACAgacattcatatatacatataaagtacTATTAATTGGAAATTACCTTCGTTcatcgtatatataatattataaccaGTTCCAAAGTGTTGCAATCCATGTCGAATAGCAGGAATATcgtatgaattttaattagaaGGTCGACTGATTTTCGTTAATGAAATGTAAATggaagaaaatcattttctttttgtttcttctcatttcttcactcttccatttatttttccttttattgtaTCGCTTTAACTATTAATTTAGTTTTGAAACatgtcattatttatttatttgcctATTTATCATTCTCCTATGtttatagaaacaataatttataattggaaagaagttctttctttctttcagaaaaatggaaatgtgcaaataagaaaacgaaaaatcgttGATATAGGATTTTCGATACATAACAAACCAATTGATTTGTATGTATTCACATTTGCGTATGTGAAACGTTAAGTAATAGATGAAAGATTCTCTTCTATTAATGTTACGCTACATTGATTTTCTTCGTAagatgatagaaagaaaagaaataggaggAGAATCTCatcgattattataacaactagggatataaaaatataaatacacataaaaaagagagaaaacatgcGTATAGAGGCTAAAAGACGATATTCAATAACGCTCTCGATATATTTCGCGCTAAATACCCATTTTCCATTGGCTTTCAATGAAAATCCAATAtcatcgttactattttttcctctctctttctcttcccctttctttgtatctctttttttatacacaaGGGAAACCGCGTCGCTTATACATAGTTGTTCGCATAGTCAGGAGAGTCAATGCTTGGATTAatcgattatcgttattaggttACCATCGACAAACACTTTCaagttctcttttcctttttcgtaaaatccttgctttcttttatgtatatatagtgacagaaaaatatattcaacaaatttatgtatttgttttttccttaatatgttacgtttataaaatgttaatgaaATCTTTTTGTAGAATTTTATAGATCCTTAAATAAGCGTATCTTTGCTCTTCAGAaggtctttcttctttcttttcttacattttGATAAGATCTTGATTTTCTCTGTGTATAtagtgataaagaaaaatattcaaacaatgtattcatttatttttcatacacTGAGCAAGAGATTTTATcacattacatttatatacaagtAGTGAAATGTTTTTATAGGTCTTTAAATAAGTATATCCTTGCTCTGAAaagtttctcttctcttttctctttttcttttgtgaaGTCTTGCTtccttttatgtatatttacatagtgataaaaaaaatattcaaaaactTTGTACAGTCTTTTCATAGACTGAGTATGATGTTACGTTTATACAaagttaatgaaatatttttatataattctatagatctttaaataaatgcattttttttttcgaaaggtctctcttttttttcttttccttttcagtATGATTTTGCTTCTTTCTAGGTGTGCAGTGTGTACTGTGTGTACTGTGTGTAGTAATAGAAAACCTATTCTAAAAATTTgtctaattatatttttttgtttactgaACACAGCAAAGTGTCacttttaaacaaaaataatgaagaattttatagatatttaaataaatgtaactcGTCATAGGATTagtcaattttaataatattcgttttttatagaaatttatagaaagtttatttcgtattttttattattactgtagaGAAACaccatttcgtttttattttttgacgtATTTCATATaacattcatttttttgtatctacagaaaaattcaaagctcttaaatctataaaaatttctttgattttaaataGCTTTCCAATACTGGTTTTATGCACTATTTACAAAGAAATGAATCATCGAAGAACAGTACGCTGCGCAATGaagacgtatgtatgtacgttacATACCAATGAAATGGAAAAACGGTCACGTAATGTGTCCAGTGGATGAATAAATGCTTCTTGAATATTTAAGATCTCGTGACGTATCTTCTTAGCAAAGAAACGATATGCCAGACCGATTGTTTCGTCtcaacaatttttaacaatttttttaagaaGATTTATTTGCACAAATTTTTATGATGGCGATCTTtgtattacaattttatctgAGAAATTTCAAAGTTTGCAGCATTTTGATTTTCCTCTTATATTTAAGATTATCATTAAGAAGGGTAGAGTGATAAAAAGGGTTGAACtccgaatataaattttcagcGGCTCTTCATCCTCAATGTCAGATATATCTCGAATAAGAAATTTGGTTCTTCATCGTAGTTGAAAGGTAATTCTTCGTATAGAAACTTTCCTCGTATCTTATGTCTAATAATGCATTGTGCCTACGGTGCTCTTTTTAATGCTACCTTCTTGAATTATCGTTCAGAGCCAACATCGATAGTATCTTCGACGTAAAATCTTCTCTCATTGGCTCGTCTTGATTCATCGAAGCAGTTCAGACATTTTTTGAAGCTTCACTATCAGTATTTTTGGAATCAATTCGAAGTACTCGATCTGTCTAGCTGagtttttttcaaataattcttttctccttttcttctcgatCGAGATTTTCTCGATAGGATTCGAAGAAGGGACAAGTATAATGATCGTATAATGGTCGTAACTGCTGATCATGACTAATCAAGACTTCTTTTTGAAAAGCTCGCACGAAAGTCGAGATTCTTCGCTGATATAAGTAGAAATTAACGAGCGCTGTGTCATAATAAGCTTTACTAAAACTTTCAGCATGTATACAATAAACCACCGATAgcttcatttcgtatatatatacgtaggaTGATATCTTCATGCGTATGAGTACTTCGACTTTATAATTAGCCGTGTAATAActtttcgaaatttatttctgttttcgagtttttcaaattatttaatacactgcaagaacatatataatacactgCAATACATATGTTGGTAAGGAGAACtcgatgaattatatttttagaaaatgtCGAATCTTCCGTCTCAAAACTTCTAATCGATTAATACGTCGTATCTTTATTACTGATTATTCATTGCTTTATTAGTGTTTTATGAATGTCTTTGATGTCTTTTCTATATTGACATTTTGCTTCGTTGCAAGGTTGCTACTATATTAGTGCtagtaatactattaatatagattatatgtatataaaatatagtatattagtacttaataatattagtaatatagtGTGAGGAAAGTAGTATATTACTTTTAGTAATTACTATATAGTAAATTGTTCtaaattatagtaaatatcattaaaaaataataataataattagtactattatcaatactactgatatagtatattaaatttttttacttattatgtATAGTAACTATAtagtatta includes:
- the LOC124422285 gene encoding F-box only protein 7 isoform X2 gives rise to the protein MSESSLVEDSTSTKLTSTLENYLKKLDETTIHHEYMIALFIVLLSESGFYVLPMSEASFSKNEKLIYTSPKQWKTMKDIYEIKLVLKYLPHVICKLVAISSGDRLIVNFFSTTGEKNVYSIAIQSLKYVNPFSNNFASRYMNLKEISHRFKDALVMRVRADILTEAGLINPSFQGLPTELKLKILGMLEASTLMQVSQCSRHFNVLCKEPLLWQALLRRDFAEKQVKSDRGWISCYRMRYIEHNRKRHHNTSCSSYSSCSNCKPEIGRYHPSWIHPRVDIPSNIGNYHIPLLSDFLRLHGSSRQSHLDFGNLFRYRFGSRFGR
- the LOC124422285 gene encoding F-box only protein 7 isoform X4; amino-acid sequence: MSESSLVEDSTSTKLTSTLENYLKKLDETTIHHEYMIALFIVLLSESGFYVLPMSEASFSKNEKLIYTSPKQWKTMKDIYEIKLVLKYLPHVICKLVAISSGDRLIVNFFSTTGEKNVYSIAIQSLKYVNPFSNNFASRYMNLKEISHRFKDALVMRVRADILTEAGLINPSFQGLPTELKLKILGMLEASTLMQVSQCSRHFNVLCKEPLLWQALLRRDFAEKGREYKDRGSKRQHGEGTYQFAN
- the LOC124422285 gene encoding F-box only protein 7 isoform X1, encoding MSESSLVEDSTSTKLTSTLENYLKKLDETTIHHEYMIALFIVLLSESGFYVLPMSEASFSKNEKLIYTSPKQWKTMKDIYEIKLVLKYLPHVICKLVAISSGDRLIVNFFSTTGEKNVYSIAIQSLKYVNPFSNNFASRYMNLKEISHRFKDALVMRVRADILTEAGLINPSFQGLPTELKLKILGMLEASTLMQVSQCSRHFNVLCKEPLLWQALLRRDFAEKQVKSDREDESTKTVAASDNTEKERTSLQINGDTGFLIKNDDDDGVIFSEIRWSSRKSDSGATSIAEIRESLRERSRGKRNRKKEYQRWWRRKKRKRGKGRSEEGRFFLGVG
- the LOC124422285 gene encoding F-box only protein 7 isoform X3, giving the protein MSESSLVEDSTSTKLTSTLENYLKKLDETTIHHEYMIALFIVLLSESGFYVLPMSEASFSKNEKLIYTSPKQWKTMKDIYEIKLVLKYLPHVICKLVAISSGDRLIVNFFSTTGEKNVYSIAIQSLKYVNPFSNNFASRYMNLKEISHRFKDALVMRVRADILTEAGLINPSFQGLPTELKLKILGMLEASTLMQVSQCSRHFNVLCKEPLLWQALLRRDFAEKQVKSDREDESTKTVAASDNTEKERTSLQINGDTVLLAEEKRERDTHRKRLKNQSILHGNSVYFLFTSRNIEYQT